In a single window of the Eleginops maclovinus isolate JMC-PN-2008 ecotype Puerto Natales chromosome 6, JC_Emac_rtc_rv5, whole genome shotgun sequence genome:
- the LOC134865818 gene encoding LOW QUALITY PROTEIN: kinesin-1 heavy chain-like (The sequence of the model RefSeq protein was modified relative to this genomic sequence to represent the inferred CDS: inserted 1 base in 1 codon) translates to MADPAECTIKVMCRFRPLNGSEVTRGDKYIPKFQGEENVIISSKPYMFDRVFQSNTTQEQVYNACAQKIVKDVLEGYNGTIFAYGQTSSGKTHTMEGNLHDTDGMGIIPRIVQDIFNYIYSMDENLEFHIKVSYFEIYLDKIRDLLDVSKTNLSVHEDKNRVPYVKGCTERFVCSPEEVMDTIDEGKSNRHVAVTNMNEHSSRSHSIFLINVKQENTQTEHKLSGKLYLVDLAGSEKVSKTGAEGAVLDEAKNINKSLSSLGNVISALAEGTAYIPYRDSKMTRILQDSLGGNCRTTIVICCSPSSYNESETKSTLMFGQRAKTIKNTVTVNVELTAEQWKQKYEREKEKNKTLRNTVTWLENELNRWRNGESVPVEEQFDKEKANAEVKALDNIINEKEVSTPNVPGVRLTDVEKDKCEAELAKLYKQLDDKDEEINQQSQLAEKLKQQMLDQDELLASSRRDHENLQAELNRLQAENEASKDEVKEVLQALEELAVNYDQKSQEVEDKTKEFEAISEELSQKSSILSSLDSELQKLXEMSNHQKKRVTEMMSSLLKDLAEIGIAVGSNDIKQHEGSGLIDEEFTVARLYISKMKSEVKTMVKRCKQLEGTQSESNKKMDENEKELAACQLRISQHEAKIKSLTEYLQNVEQKKRQLEENVDSLNEELVKISAQEKVHAMEKENEIQSANEVKEAVDKQIHSHREAHQKQISSLRDELDKKEKLITELKDQNQKIMLEQERLRVDHEKLKSTDQEKSRKLHELTVMQDRREQARQDLKGLEETVAKELQTLHNLRKLFVQDLATRVKKSAEMDSDDTGGSAAQKQKISFLENNLEQLTKVHKQLVRDNADLRCELPKLEKRLRATAERVKALESALKEAKENAARDRKRYQQEVDRIKEAVRAKNMARRGHSAQIAKPIRPGQQPVASPTHPNINRSGGGFYQNSQTVSIRGGSSSSSVTKPEKN, encoded by the exons ATGGCCGACCCGGCGGAGTGCACCATCAAAGTGATGTGCCGCTTTAGGCCCCTGAACGGCTCCGAGGTGACCAGAGGAGACAAGTACATTCCCAAGTTTCAAGGGGAAGAAAACGTAATCATCTCG AGCAAACCGTACATGTTCGACAGAGTGTTTCAGTCGAATACGACACAGGAGCAAGTGTACAACGCCTGCGCCCAGAAGATTGTAAAAG ATGTTTTGGAGGGATACAATGGAACGATTTTTGCATACGGGCAGACATCatctggaaaaacacacaccatgGAG GGGAACCTCCATGACACAGATGGAATGGGCATCATCCCCAGGATAGTTCAAGACATCTTCAACTACATCTATTCCATGGATGAAAACTTGGAATTTCATATCAAA GTTTCATATTTTGAAATTTACTTAGACAAGATCCGGGACCTGTTGGACG TTTCAAAGACCAATTTGTCCGtgcatgaagacaaaaacagagtACCGTATGTCAAG GGCTGCACTGAGAGATTTGTCTGCAGCCCAGAGGAGGTCATGGACACAATTGATGAAGGCAAATCGAACAGACATGTAGCAGTCACAA ACATGAACGAGCACAGCTCCAGGAGTCACAGCATCTTCCTGATAAACGTCAAACAGGAAAACACTCAGACGGAGCACAAGCTCAGCGGCAAACTCTACCTGGTGGATCTGGCTGGCAGTGAAAAG GTCAGTAAAACAGGAGCAGAGGGCGCTGTGCTGGATGAGGCTAAGAACATCAACAAGTCTCTGTCGTCTCTGGGAAACGTCATCTCTGCTCTCGCTGAAGGAACG GCCTACATCCCCTACCGAGACAGTAAGATGACCCGTATCCTGCAGGACTCGCTGGGAGGTAACTGTCGAACCACCATCGTCATCTGCTGCTCGCCTTCCTCCTATAACGAGAGCGAAACCAAATCCACCCTCATGTTCGGACAAAG AGCAAAGACCATCAAGAACACTGTCACTGTGAACGTGGAGCTGACAGCAGAGCAGTGGAAGCAGAAGTatgagagggagaaggagaagaacaaGACCCTGAGGAACACCGTCACCTGGCTGGAGAACGAGCTCAACCGCTGGAGGAATG GTGAAAGTGTGCCAGTGGAGGAGCAGTTTGACAAAGAAAAGGCCAACGCCGAGGTGAAGGCTCTGGACAACATAATAAATGAGAAGGAGGTGTCCACGCCCAACGTGCCCGGTGTCCGCCTCACCGACGTGGAGAAGGACAAGTGTGAGGCTGAGCTGGCCAAGCTCTACAAACAGCTGGACGATAAG GACGAGGAAATCAACCAGCAGAGCCAGCTGGCTGAGAAGTTGAAGCAGCAGATGCTGGACCAGGATGAG CTTCTGGCCTCCTCCCGCCGCGATCACGAGAACCTCCAGGCGGAGCTGAACCGTCTGCAGGCGGAGAACGAGGCGTCGAAGGACGAGGtgaaggaggtgctgcaggcgctggaggagctggccGTCAACTACGACCAGAAGAGTCAGGAGGTGGAGGACAAGACCAAGGAGTTTGAGGCCATCAGCGAGGAGCTCAGCCAGAAATCG TCCATCCTGTCGTCTctggactctgagctgcagaagc AAGAGATGTCGAACCACCAGAAGAAGAGGGTGACTGAGATGATGTCTTCCCTGCTCAAAGACCTCGCTGAGATTGGCATCGCCGTCGGCAGCAATGACATCAAG caACATGAGGGCAGCGGCCTGATAGATGAGGAGTTCACTGTGGCCCGTCTCTACATCAGCAAGATGAAGTCGGAGGTGAAGACCATGGTGAAGCGCTGCAAGCAGCTGGAGGGAACCCAGTCGGAGAGCAACAAGAAGATGGACGAGAACGAGAAGGAGCTCGCTGCCTGCCAGCTGCGCATCTCCCAG CATGAGGCTAAGATCAAGTCCCTGACTGAGTACCTACAGAACgtggagcagaagaagaggcagCTAGAAGAGAACGTGGACTCTCTCAACGAGGAACTTGTCAAGATCAGCGCTCAGG agaaAGTCCACGCTATGGAGAAAGAGAATGAGATCCAGAGTGCCAACGAAGTCAAG GAAGCGGTGGATAAGCAGATCCACTCCCACCGTGAAGCTCATCAGAAGCAGATCAGCAGCCTGAGAGACGAGCTGGACAAGAAGGAGAAACTCATCACAGAGCTGAAGGA TCAGAACCAGAAGATCATGCTGGAGCAGGAGAGGCTCAGAGTGGACCACGAGAAACTCAAATCCACCGATCAGGAGAAGAGCCGCAAGCTGCATGAGCTCAC GGTGATGCAGGACAGAAGGGAGCAGGCCAGGCAGGACCTGAAGGGTCTGGAAGAGACAGTG gCCAAGGAGCTGCAGACTCTGCACAATTTGAGGAAGCTCTTTGTCCAGGACCTGGCTACCAGAGTGAAAAAG AGCGCTGAGATGGACTCGGACGACACAGGTGGGAGTgcagcacagaaacagaaaatctCCTTTCTTGAGAACAATCTTGAGCAGCTCACCAAAGTTCACAAACAG CTGGTTCGTGACAATGCAGACCTTCGCTGTGAGCTTCCAAAACTGGAAAAACGTCTTCGTGCTACAGCTGAGCGGGTCAAGGCCCTTGAGTCTGCTCTGAAGGAGGCCAAGGAGAACGCCGCCCGTGACCGCAAGCGCTACCAGCAGGAGGTTGACCGCATCAAGGAGGCCGTCAGGGCCAAGAACATGGCCAGGAGGGGACACTCGGCCCAGATCG CCAAGCCCATCCGGCCCGGGCAGCAGCCGGTGGCGTCTCCCACCCATCCCAACATCAACCGCAGCGGGGGGGGCTTCTACCAGAACAGCCAGACCGTGTCCATCCggggcggcagcagcagcagcagcgtcaccaaaccagagaagaa ctgA